A window of Adhaeribacter arboris genomic DNA:
AATAAGTTGTTGATTTACTTAAAACTTTATTACTATACTCCGAGGTTATAGATAGAACATTAACCGGAGTAGTGCCGCCGCCTTGATTCGTAAAGAAATTAGCTCTGCCAACTAAATTATCCGCATTGTATTCGTAAGCTATATAGCCGGTAGCGGCATTATTACCATCGAACTGGTTAGCTTTGGTAATTTGATTAGAAGCGTTACGATCAAAAGTAAAGTAATTATCGTTGGCAGTACCGGCGCTATCGAAAGAAGCTTTGGTGAGTAAATCGTTGGTATACGTAAAACTGGTGGTATTGCTGCCTTCCTTTATTTCGGTAACCACGCAATCTTGGTTGCCATTTCCTCCCGGCGAAGGATCATCATCGTTGTTATTACACGCACTAACCAAAAACAATAAGGCCAAACATAAGCCGGTAAAGGAGTTAAATTTTTTTTTCATGGATAATTAATTTGGTGAATGGAAGTGGTAAAGTTTGTTTATTTTAAAGTACTAGAGTCCTAAAAAGTTATTAGAGTTGCACCGCTCCAAAAATAATTAAGGTAAAAGTATTTTATTTTTAAAATGATTTGCTGCTCTATCACCTTCTGTTATTTTTTGGTAAAAACACTTTCGGGTATTAATCCGATATTTCTCTTTGAGAACTTATCCGGAGTCAAAAATGCTTTCATACATTTATTCCCTTTTTAACACAGGTAAAGATAGAAAAATCTCTCTTTGTTCTGCACCATCCGTTTCATTTACATGACCTTATTATTTTATTTGATTAAAGATGAAAAGCAAAATCTGGGCGATCAGTGCCTTTTTATTATCGCTGGTTTTTACTTGTAAAACTCCCAATCCTGTATCGCAAACCAGCCCGTCGCCCCACCGGTTAGTAAATAAAGATCCCCCGGCTGTGCCTTTATCGCCGGAAGAAAGTATGAAAAAAGTGCAGCTTCCCCCCGGTTATCACCTGGAGTTAGTGGCTTTGGAACCCATGGTGCAGGAGCCGGTAGCCATTGCCTGGGACGGCAACGGACGGATGTTTGTGGCCGAAATGAATACCTATATGCTGGACGTGTACGGCACCGATAAATACAAACCTATCAGCCGGATTAAACTACTGGAAGATATCCATAACGATGGCAAAATGGATAAAGCCACCGTGTACATTGACAGTTTAGTCCTGCTCCGCATGATTTTACCGCTGGATGACCAACTCATTGTGAACGAGACTAACACCAATCATTTGTGGAGTTACCGCGATACTAATGGCGACGGGGTGGCCGACGAGAAAAAACGGATATACGAAAATAACCTGGTGGATACCCGCAACCTGGAACACCAAAAAAGTGGTTTAATCTGGAATGTAGATAATTATATTTACGTTTCCCGCGACCGCATTCGCTTCCGGTATAAAAATGGGATGATGGAAGCCGATTCGTTAATGGAAGACCCGGGTGGACAATGGGGAGTGGCGAACGATAATTATGGCCGCTTGTTTTTCTCAGCGGGTGGCGCCGAGCGGCCGATCGTTTCTTTCCAGCAAAATCCGGCTTATGGCCGTTTAGATTTAAAAGATCAATACAACGAAGCTTTTTTATCCACCTGCCGATTATTGGTACGCTGGATGCACAGGGTGGTCCCAAGCGAATGCGGCCGGAAGATAATTCTTTAAATCATTTTACTTCTAGCGGGGGGCAATCTATTTTCCGGGGCGACCGGCTTCCCGCCGAATTGCAGGGAGACTTCTTCACTCCCGAGCCGGTTGGGCGTTTAATCCGGCGGGCTAAAGTTATTAATCAGAATGGCAAAGTTTCCTTGCAAAACGCTTACCACCAAAAAGAATTTATCGCCTCCTCTGACATGAATTTTCGGCCGGTGAATACGGCAACCGGGCCGGATGGTTTGTTGTACATTGTGGATATGTATCACGGCATTATTCAGGAAAGTGAATGGACCAAAGAAGGCAGTTACATTCGGCCGCAGATATTAGCCCGCAGATTAGATAAAAACAATGGCCTGGGGCGCATTTACCGGGTGGTACACGATGATTTTAAACCCGATTTCCAAAAACCTCAATTACTAAATGCCCCTTCCCGTACTCTGGTTTCTTATTTAAATTACCCGAATGGTTGGTGGCGCGATAATGCTCAAAAACTTTTAATTGTACGAGGTGATAAATCAATAGTGCCCGCCTTGAAAGAAATGCCAGTTAAGCAACCTTCTTTCTGGCAAAAACTATTTTCCCGGCCAGCTAAAACGGAACATCTAACTAAAATTCACGCATTATGGACATTGGAAGGATTAGAGGCCATTGATAAAAACACTTTATTTCAGGCTTTTAAAGATGAAAATGCCCAGGTAAGAAAAACGGCGGTGTGGATCAGCGAAAAATTCCTGAAGCAAAACGATTCCGAAACACTCCAGCAATTGCAAACATTACAAAATGATCCAAATCCGGAAGTAAAAATTCAGTTAGCTTTATCCCTACGGGCTCTTCCGGATAACCTAGGAAATTTGCTGGTGCAGGAAATAATCTCTAAAAATCCAACTATTCCTTTGTTAGCTGAATCGGAGAAAAGCCGGTTTAAAACCGCCGAGGCTATTGCCCGCAGAAAAGAAGAATTCCATAAATTAACTCCCCTGGACAGAGCCTTGTTAACGAAAGAATCGGTTATTTTCCAGCAGGTTTGTGTTGCTTGCTATGGCCAGGACGGCAAAGGAATTGCCTTGGGCAGCAACGATATGGTAGCACCGCCCTTATCCCGGTTAAAGCGAATTAACGGCGACAAAGCTACGGTTATTCGGATTTTATTAAACGGCTTATCCGGCCCGGTAGAAGGAAAAACATACCCGGATGTAATGCCGGCTATGGGCCACAACGACGATGAATGGATTGCCGCGGTATTAAGTTATGTGCGTAACGACATGTACAACAAAGCTCCCATTATTCGTCCGGAAGAAGTAAAAGAAATCAGAGCCCAAACTGCCAACCGGCAAAAATACT
This region includes:
- a CDS encoding DUF7133 domain-containing protein yields the protein MKSKIWAISAFLLSLVFTCKTPNPVSQTSPSPHRLVNKDPPAVPLSPEESMKKVQLPPGYHLELVALEPMVQEPVAIAWDGNGRMFVAEMNTYMLDVYGTDKYKPISRIKLLEDIHNDGKMDKATVYIDSLVLLRMILPLDDQLIVNETNTNHLWSYRDTNGDGVADEKKRIYENNLVDTRNLEHQKSGLIWNVDNYIYVSRDRIRFRYKNGMMEADSLMEDPGGQWGVANDNYGRLFFSAGGAERPIVSFQQNPAYGRLDLKDQYNEAFLSTCRLLVRWMHRVVPSECGRKIIL
- a CDS encoding DUF7133 domain-containing protein — translated: MRPEDNSLNHFTSSGGQSIFRGDRLPAELQGDFFTPEPVGRLIRRAKVINQNGKVSLQNAYHQKEFIASSDMNFRPVNTATGPDGLLYIVDMYHGIIQESEWTKEGSYIRPQILARRLDKNNGLGRIYRVVHDDFKPDFQKPQLLNAPSRTLVSYLNYPNGWWRDNAQKLLIVRGDKSIVPALKEMPVKQPSFWQKLFSRPAKTEHLTKIHALWTLEGLEAIDKNTLFQAFKDENAQVRKTAVWISEKFLKQNDSETLQQLQTLQNDPNPEVKIQLALSLRALPDNLGNLLVQEIISKNPTIPLLAESEKSRFKTAEAIARRKEEFHKLTPLDRALLTKESVIFQQVCVACYGQDGKGIALGSNDMVAPPLSRLKRINGDKATVIRILLNGLSGPVEGKTYPDVMPAMGHNDDEWIAAVLSYVRNDMYNKAPIIRPEEVKEIRAQTANRQKYWTLDDLEASAK